Genomic window (Cryptococcus neoformans var. grubii H99 chromosome 9, complete sequence):
TTTACAGAGTGAGGCTCCTCTTTAGGTCGTTACAGACGTTAAAGTTGACAGTCATTTGAAGACGAACAGAGTACATTCAGAACGCGTTCTCTGCAGCAGGCTTACATACCGGTAACACTACCACTGCAACATATGCACACGTCACGCCCCCCCGGGCTACAGGTATGGAAACGATCTTAGTCTCTGCAAACTGGTTATCGAGGGATGGAGGTGAGAACCTTCGAGGGGTGGCTACGCTGCTAGCGTTGGGAGATTTCCTAAGAGGTCAGAGGTTTGGTAACTCACATAATAGTACTTTAGCTGACAGTTGGTGTAGGCCAGAATCATTGGGCGTTTGATTTTGTCCTGGTTGTCGGCGAGGAATACCAATCGGGTCTTGCCGAGTTTATGAAGCAGTACCACTCTCTGTTCTCTAGTGTCATCTGGACGGGTCTCAACATTGACTACCCCGGCCACTCATTTTCCCACCTTGGCGTCTTTTACGGTGGGCCCCCTCCGTCTAATCTATAAGATCGATTCTGATAGTCGTCGTGTAGAGGGCACAAACGGTCGATTACCTAATCAAGATGTGATCAACACCGTCTCCAGGGTCGCTCAATATACCGGACAAGTGCCTTTGCGATATCACAACATCCCCGATGAGCCTTTACACGGAATTGTCTGGCTTGGAAAGTATCTGCTTGGCGCAAAGCATTTGCTTCATCATTTCGCGTATGCTGCTTTGGGCAGTGCCAGTGCCGGACACGGTTCACTGGCAAAGTACGtaccaaaaaagaaaaaaaaaaaggctcTTTAAGCAGTGTACTAACAACGAATAGATACCGCATCGACTCTCTCACATTATACTGTACCCCTGCAACCGGTCCTCACGGCTTCCACACCCTAGGCCGCACCCTTGAATCCACACTCCGCTCATtcaacaacctcctcgAACGGCTTCACGCCTCGTACTTCTTCTacctccttcctcgcccCAACTACTTTATCCCCGTCGGCAACTACCTCCCTGCGGCGGTCCTGTTGGGCGCAAGTTTAACCATCGGCGGGTTCGACTGCCCTTCCCCATTGCAAGGGCTGGTATACATGTCCTTTGCGTTCGGCTCAGCACTCCTGCTTTGGATGACGAGACTACCGACATACTTGTTCTTCGCCACATTCCTATTCTACCCTCGTCCCCGCGGACTGGCGCACAAATCCCTGGAATCAAtgtctctcctcctctacGGCGCGTTCATCCCCACACTGGCGATGATAAACTTTCCTcaatccatcctcctcgcaTTCTTCGCTCACCTCTACCTCCGTCTCCCTGAATGGCCCCGTGTAGTCACACTAGCGACTCCTTGGATTATACCAGCAGTAATGCAGTGGTTTGGGAAAGTGGATTTGGAAAAGGAGTGGAGAGAGTTGGGGAATTTTGGGTGGGTTGGAGTTTATGCGTTTTGGATACCGCTTTGGACGCTGGGAATCATGTTGTTATtgggggaggagaagaaggggaaggggggaAGAGTTGGGGATAAGGCCGAaggggaggggaggggggaggggggaaaGGGGTTTGGAAAACAATAGAGACTAGAGGAGATTTTCCCGCCGACAAGTCGTTCGTAGGAGGATCTGATAGCCAGGATTTGGAATGTTTTATTTCTTTTGCATGGTATGTATCAATTAGCATTTTGTTTTCCTCGGTTGCTCATaaccccccccccccccgaCCTCTATCGTGGCGGTATTTTTTGGATAAACACTACAAGGGTACTGGAAATGTTCACGACTTTTCTTTTACACCATAGTATCAAGTTTGGGTATGGCTACAATTCTGGACTTGCAGTTCCTTCATTCCGATCTCGTCCTATTTTCCTCTCAAACACATCAATTGAGACCAGAGTGCTACTACTGAGTACCACCCGCTCAAACATGTCATGATGGTGAAACAGCCATGATGTTGAAGGACGAATACGAGgtgagaaaaaggaaaagaaaggacCAATATCACCAAGCTCCTTTCAAATCAACCCCCTTTTTTACTGCGACTGCGGCGCTAAATAGTCTCACACTAAAGGGATTAGTAGAGAAAACAGGGGAGCGATTGGCTCATGATGGGTTTGCATATATATGTAATGCAGCTGGCTCTATGCCCACGGTAAGTGATCTCTCGATTCATAGCGGTACTGGACTACTCGCCTTGAACGACAAGCAAAACTTCAAGTTGACATTGTTTCAGCCCACCAATCTACCGAATACAACCCAAGAAAGCGCCGTCCACTTCCCATCCTCTACCTGCTGAGAAATATTAGAGATGCGGCCGGCCCTCACTCTACTAACCCTCGTCCCTTACCTGGGAGGAACCTTTGCCAACACTTGTCGAGTTGCTGGTGCTGGTACATCTGCTACTACCGCTGCTGCggctgcttcttcaagcgACGCTTCGGGTACGAGCGTGATTGGCAACAATCTGCTCGCTAGTTCCAATACAGCTGCAGGAGGGGCCAGTACTACCGCCAAGGCTGCGAGTGTCAGTAGTGGTGGCGGTTCCGCTGTGTCGGCTACAGATTCATCCGCTGCGAGCGCTGCCACCTCAGCCGCTGAATCAGTTTTTTCTGGGGACCACTCCTCCTCTGCGTCTACTTCTGTCTCCGCAAGGAGTTCATCTGCTCAAAGTGCTGCTTACCCTCAAGGTTCTCAAATGGGTACCGACTTCGTCCTCTCTAACCCTTCAGACGATTGTAAATGCGGCTactccatctcctcgctCAACGACGAGTACTTTCCTTACAAATTTGCTTACACCTTTTCTGCGCTTTCCGATGGAAATGCCAGAGATGGCCTCGCTGCTGCGGGTTGGTTGGTGAATGATGGAAAGTATGTAGGGGGCGCAGCGAATGGGAATAGGTGTTGGGGGAATAAGGATAATGTGAATATTGATTCAGGGGATTTGGTTTTGACTGTACCAAAAGATCAGACGGCGAGTCCGAATATGGAATGTGCAGAGATTGCATTCAATGAGACGAATTTGTTTGAAGGAGTGTTCCAGACGGAGGCGTTGTTGAGCGGGGTGGATGGGACTTGTCAGGCTTTCGTAAGTTTCCCGACCAgtcttcccttttttgcctttttttttggataAGGATGGCTCATGGAACGACATTCCCATAGTGGTTGAATCACTCTATTGCAACACAATATGCAGACGAGCTTGATATCGAAGTGATTAGTTCGACAATTGATAGCGATGGAGTTTGGTATAGCAACTGGCCTGTAAATTATTTTCATTCTTTTGATTCTCGATTCCGTACTAATTTCCTGCCCTTTCCCGATTTGCAGCCTAACGGCGATGTAAGTGCAAAGTTCCTTCATTTCGTCTTCTGCGCGCGAGTCcagaagatgggagatCCCGAAAAGTAGAAGCTAATAAGAACCCCACCTTAAAATCTAGCCCAACAATCCTAATAGCCTCACTTCCGCACACACCAATGTCCCTTTCCCAGGCATAAGCACCAACGACCCGCGAAAGACGTACAACAATTATACTATTGCTTGGTTATCCAGCTCGACAACGAGGTATTACAATGGTGCGAAACAGGACTCACCTACTGATAACCGTAAGTCTTATTAAATTTAGAATTTCCTAGGTATTCTCTACTGCAGACTGAGCATTAATGTGTCCCATGTTATGATTTGTAGAACCGGAGCATAACATGATATTCACAATCAACAATTGGTCCAATGGCGGTACAGGTTGGACCCATGGTCCTCCGACAGAGGAAGATTCCAACCTCCGCGGTATGTTCTTTTTGAagccttctttctcccaaTAAAATGCTGATGAAGCCCATCTATTATTGCATATCCAGTCAAGAGCGTTTTACTGTATTATCGTACCCAGGATGTCCAGGACATGGCCGCTTTGGATAGCAGCTGCACTGATAGCGACGTTTGTAAAGTCT
Coding sequences:
- a CDS encoding glycosylphosphatidylinositol transamidase, which gives rise to MSLLARFHRRNPPPPPDPNSVNYTAEHVALAKKIARRQKLFRIFWKNVSKIQAALTLVGVLWLLALPYEGLWKRTYVDEHALQPAQVAVYFDWANVHKADVYLAELERLSSSNSTFTERTEYIQNAFSAAGLHTGNTTTATYAHVTPPRATGMETILVSANWLSRDGGENLRGVATLLALGDFLRGQNHWAFDFVLVVGEEYQSGLAEFMKQYHSLFSSVIWTGLNIDYPGHSFSHLGVFYEGTNGRLPNQDVINTVSRVAQYTGQVPLRYHNIPDEPLHGIVWLGKYLLGAKHLLHHFAYAALGSASAGHGSLAKYRIDSLTLYCTPATGPHGFHTLGRTLESTLRSFNNLLERLHASYFFYLLPRPNYFIPVGNYLPAAVLLGASLTIGGFDCPSPLQGLVYMSFAFGSALLLWMTRLPTYLFFATFLFYPRPRGLAHKSLESMSLLLYGAFIPTLAMINFPQSILLAFFAHLYLRLPEWPRVVTLATPWIIPAVMQWFGKVDLEKEWRELGNFGWVGVYAFWIPLWTLGIMLLLGEEKKGKGGRVGDKAEGEGRGEGGKGFGKQ